The Mesoplasma tabanidae sequence GCTGTTGATGCCAATCTAGACTTAGCATAACGTTTTTGCCAATTTTTGTTAACTTATGTTCAAAAAGATATTTTATTGAATAATTACCCCCTAAAGAAGCAATATTAATTTTATCCGCTTTTACTAAAAGATTAGATGCGCTTATTATTTCCTTCTCATCTATTCGCTGTAATGTATTTGTAATATCCAATAAAATTCTTTCCTTATTGTCTTCTAAATTATTTTTTTCATAATTACTTTTAAAATAAATTTTAATTTCATTGTTAAGTTTTTCTTTAAATGTTTTGTAGTTTCCTTGAGGATAAATTTCATTTATAAATCTTGTTGTTGTTGGTTGAGAAGCTTTACTAACTTCAGCTAGTTCAGTTACACTTAGTTCAAATTTATTATTTTCTGTTATTTCTTTAATTATTGTTTCTGCAATTCTTTTTTGTGATTTCTGATCTTCAATGCTTGCTTTATAAACTTTTTCAATAATCATAGTTAACCTCCTATATACATAATAATATATCAAATTTAAGTGTTTTTTATTTGTGCTTTTTAATTATAGCTTCAACAAATCCTTTGAACAATGGATTAGGTTTATTAGGTCTTGAAGTGAATTCTGGATGGTACTGACTTCCTACAAAAAATGGGTGATTTGGTAGTTCAATCATTTCTACTAATTTTTTTTCTTCATAAATCCCTGAAAATACTAAACCCTTTTCTTCTAATGGTTTTTTATATTCATTATTAAATTCATATCTATGTCTATGTCTTTCAAAAACTTCTCTACTTCCATAAAGTTTTTCAGCTTTTGTGCCTTCTTTAATTGTTGTTTTATAGAAAGCCCCTAATCTTAAAGTACCACCAAGATTTTGAACATCAATTCCTCTAATAAAATCAAAAATAGGTACTGCTCCTGAATGATCAAATTCAGTTGAGTTTGCTTCTGGTAAGTTTAATCAGTCCCTTGCCATTGAAATTGTTGCAATTTGCATCCCTAAACATATTCCTAAATATGGGACATTATTTTCTCTAGCAAATTTAGAGGCTAAAATCATTCCCTCTATTCCCCTATCACCAAAACCACCAGGTACTAAAATTCCATTTGCATTTTGTAAAACTTCTTTATAGTTTGATTCATTTAATTTGTCTGCCTGAACTCAATTTATTTTTAATTTTCTTTTAAATTCATATCCAGCAATTTTTAAAGATTCAATTACTGATAAATAAGCATCTTGTAATTCAATATATTTACCAACAAAAGTAACCTCAAATTCTTCTCTAGAATCATTAATCTTTTGACAAAATTTGATTCAAGAATCCATATTTGTTTTCTTAGTTTTAATTTGCAATTGATCTAAAACTAATCCATGTAAGTTTTGTTCATACATTTCTAATGGAACTTCATATATTGACTCTTTATCAACAGCATCAATAACATTAGATGTGGGAATATTACAAAATAATGATATTTTTTCCTTTATTTCTTTAGACGAATGTTTATCAGTTCTTTGAACAATAATATCTGGTTGAATTCCTAAGCTTAATAATTCTTTAACTGACATTTGAATAGGTTTTGTTTTATATTCTTTTGATGCATTTAAATATAAAAGTAATGCAACATGAATAAAAACAACATTTTCTTTTCCCTGTTCCATTCTTATTTGCCTAATTGCTTCAATAAATGGTTGAGATTCAATATCTCCAACAGTACCACCAATTTCTGAAATAATAACATCCGCTTGAGATGTTTTAGCTGCTTGATAAACTTTGTTTTTAATTGAATCAGTAATATGAGGTACAACTTGAATAGTCTGCCCCCCTCAATCACCACGTCTTTCAGCATTAATAGTTTCTAGATAAATTTTTCCTGCAGACGTTGAAGACATCTTAGTTAATTTTTCATCAATAAACCTTTCATAGTGACCTAAGTCTAAATCAGTTTCTCCACCATCATCAGTAACAAAAACTTCCCCATGTTGATAAGGACTCATTGTTCCTGGGTCTACATTTAAATATGGATCAAATTTCTGCATAAACACTTTTAATCCACTTGCTTTTAATAAATTACCTAATGAGCTTGCAGTAATTCCTTTTCCTAATCCTGAAACTACTCCACCTGTTACAAATACAAATTTTGGCATAATTTTATCTCCTTTTCTTTTAAAAAATAAAAAAAGTTGCTAAAACATAAAAGTCGCAACTTTTCTTTAATTATTTCGTTTTTTAATCTTCATCATCATAATAAATTGATGTTGAATCGTCTTCTTCCTCTTCAACAAACAGATCATCATAAACTTCAGGATTTTCATCGTCCTCATCATGAGATACTGTTTCTTCGATTTCATCATCTGATTCAGTTTTTTTCTTTTTAACTGTCTTTGAATCAAACTTTTTCTTAATGTCATCAATTTTTGAATCATCACTTAAAGCTCATTCGCCTTTAGTAGAAAGAGCAAATCTAACATCAAGAACTAAATCACTGTATAAATCAGCGATAGCTTCATTTTCATCATTTTTGTGATTGATTGCTTTATTTTTAATTGCTTCTCAGATAGCCATTAATTTCATTGGATTTTTACGCTTTTTTAAAAGCTCGTAAGCTAAATCAATATTTGATAAACTTTCCATTCTATTCACCCTTACTTTCTATTTTTACATTACTTCTTTTGGGAAAAAGTATTTTTTAATTGTTTTTTCATCTTCAATATATTTAACCGTGTTAGCTAATAAACTAAATTTGGTTAATGATTTAACAACATTATTTTTATCAACTATATAAATAGTTTGATCTTTACCATCAGTTAAACCATCTTTATAAATACTTGGTTTCTTGAATTTTGGTTCAATAAAATAATATTTAGGATCTTTGCCTTCTTCTTTTAATAAGTTTTTAATTTCCCTTATTTTAAATTCATCAGCCTCTTTTAGTTTCAAGAAATTTCTATTAACTAATCGGTCTGATAAATCACTTAGAATGTGGTCATTTTCTTTTTGACAATTTTTCATAATATCAAACATTGTAAAATCATCTAAAATTAAGTATAAATCTATTGGAATATTTTGTCCATTAAAAATATAACTAAAATAATTATTTATTCTTTGATCCGCAAATTGATATCCTTTTTCGTTTAAATCAACAATTCTTTCAAATCAACTTATAAGTGTTACATCAAAGCCTGTCGACAATTTATGTTCATATACTTGTTTGTACATATGATATCTACCAAGCAAGTATGATTCAATTGCGTGAATTGTTTTTTTAGGGAAAACAATTTTATCGTCGATAATTCTAACGTTTCTAATTAAAAACTCTGTATCCAACGAAGAATAATTAACACCACAATAATAAGAATCCCTCATTAAATAATCAATTCTATCAGCATCTAATTGGCTACTTACTAAAGAATTTAATATTTTGTTTGGATACTTACCTTCTAATATAGCAATTATGTCTTCAGGATCAACTTTGTGTTTTTTCAAAATTTTCGCAATATTTCCTTTAGGATTTCTAATTATATCAGCACTATATTCCTCATGACTTCTTTTGCTTATTTTTTCAAATGTATGAGAGAATGGGCCATGCCCAATATCATGCATTAATCCAGCTAATAAAACTATTTTCTTATCTTTTGCAGATATTTTAGCGAAGTCTGGTGCTTTAAGGAACTGAGAAATAATATGATAAACTCCAATACAATGTGTAAATCTTGTATGTGAAGCCCCTGCATAAGCAAATTGAGCTCCACCTAATTGAAGTATTCTTCTTAAACGTTGCATTTCTGATGAATTAATTATTTCCATGAAAACTTCATCATGAATAAAAACATCACCATGCACACTATCTCTAAAAACTTTTTCCATAATATTACCTATTTAACTTTAGCAATATTTGCTAAAATTTTTTCTTTTCCTAATAAATAAATAACGTCTGCTAGTGAAGGCCCATGCTCAGAGCTTGAAGCAGCTATTCTAATTGGCATAAATAAATCCTTACCTTTTTTACCAGTTTTTTCGCTTACTGATTTAATTAGATTTTTAATTGATTCTATTTCTCATTCTGCTAAAAAATTAATTTGATTTTCAAATTCCTTAATAACTTTTTCATTATCACAAATTGACCTTAATGTTTCAAAAGTTTGATTTGTAATAACCGTGTTGTTAAAGAAAATTGGCAAGTGATTATTTATTTGTTGAGCAAATTCCAACTCTTTTTTAAACAATAATAAAACTTGATTTAATCATTTTTCTGATCTAATAGAAATATCAAACTTATCTTTATCAATAAATATTTTTGTAAATTCTAAATATTTTTCTTCTGATAGTGCTTTCATGTATTGTGAATTTATTCATTTCATTTTTGTCATGTCAAATGTTGAAGGAGACTTACTAAAACGTTTATCATCAAAAATTGAAATTAATTCTTCTCTTGTTAAAAGTTCTTTTTCTCCAATTGGAGACCAACCTAATAATGAAATGTAGTTAAACATTGCTTCAGGTAAATAACCCTGGTTTTTATATTGTTCAATAAAGAACAATGCATTACCGCTTCTTTTTGATAACTTTTTACCAGTTGAATCAACAATTAATGACATGTGACCAAATTCAGGAGTTTTTCATCCAAATGCTTTATAAATTAAAATTTGTCTAGGCGTATTTGAAATATGTTCTTCACCTCTTAATACATGAGATATTCCCATATCAAAATCATCTACCACAACAGCAAAATTATAAGTTGCTATTTTATTAGTTTTTAGAATAACAAAATCACCTATTTCTTTTGAATCAAAAGAAATATCTCCTTTTATAAAGTCTTTAATATTTAAGGCAGCTTCTGGAACTAAAAATCTTACTGAAAAATTTTTATTTAATTTTAAATTAGATTCAATTTCAGATTCTCTTAGTTTAGAGCATTTACCTGAATATTTAGTTGCAACAATACCTTTAGCAACTTGCACTTCATAATCTTTTTCTAATTCTTCGCTTGTACAAAAACAACGATATGCCTTCTTTTGTAAAATAAGTTCATTAGCTAATTGCTCATATCTTTCAAACTTTTGAGACTGCATATATTTTCCATATTGAGCATCACCAGGGTTTAAAAAAGATTCATCAACAATTATACCTAATCAATTTAAATTTTCAAATTGTGACTCAATAGCACCTTCTACATTTCTTTCCAAATCTGTATCTTCTATTCTGACAATGAAATCTCCATCATAATGTTTAGCAAATAAATAATTCATTAATGCTGTTCTTGTATTTCCAATATGTAAAAAGCCAGTTGGTGATGGTGCATATCTTAATCTAAACTTAGCCATGTTTTCTCCTTTTAAAATATTTAAACTTAATTTATTTTATCAATTTTTTTATTTATTTGTTTTCTTTTTAGATTTTGCTTGTTTTTTGTTTTGCTTTGATATTTGATTTTTATCAAATTTTAATTTTTCTTTTTGTGTTTTGTTTTCTATCAAAGAGTGCATTTTTTTCTCAGAAATTAGTTCTGTTCCTTCTTCAAATAACAGTTCATCTTTTGCAACAAGTGTTGCTACAAAAACACCACCAGTTACATTTGTTGCAGTTCTACCCATATCAAACAATCCATCGATTGCTCCAAAAATTGCATACACAGGAGCAAAGAATGCACCAAAGCCAATTCCGTTTAGAACCGCAGATGTAACAACAGTTGCAGTTCCTGGTACACCTGCAATTCCAATACTTGCTACTATAGTCGTAAATAGACCTAGAATAAAGAAAGCAAATATATTCATTGCTGCCACAGTTTCAGATCCTGTATATAATACTGATGTTATTAAACCCGCTTGGACTCCAGCACAAGCTACTAAACCAAGAGATGTTGATAGTGGGGCAACAATACTTGTTACTTTGTCACTAATTTTCATTTCATTTGATAACGTATCCATTGTTACTGGAAGCGTTGCATTTGATGATTGTGTTGAGAAAGCTTGAATAAAAGGTTTTCAAGCATGTTTTCATCACACTTTCACATTTATACCTGACAAGAATAAAACCAATGTCATTACTCCTAACATAATAAATAATCCCAAATATCCAATTGCTAGTATTAGACCAATTGATGCTAATGCACCAATGGCTCTTGTTGTTATTGAAGTTGTTAGCATTGCCATAACTGCTAATGGCATAATTTTCATAAATGTCATTAATATAGACATGACTATATCTCAAGCTCTGTCCATAAAATTCATTAAATTATCCATTGATTCAGGATGTTTTTTTCTAACAAATGTTGTTGCGTAACCAACTAAAGCAGCCAGTACAATAACTGGTATTATTGCTGTTGCTGATAAAGTTGCAACAAAGTTTGAAGGAATATACCCTCAAATTATTTCTGGCAAAGCTTTTGAATCAGTTCTTCCTGATCCACCAGGAATTTGTTGGTCAAAATTTAAACCTTTACCAATCTTTAGTGCATATCCTATTCAAAAAGTAATAGTAAATGCTATTGCAACATTAATTAAAAGTATTGCCACTGCTTTTCCAGAAATTCTTCCTAACCCTTTACTTCCTGGTTTTGCAACCACTCTAAAAATGGCAATAAAAACTACAGGAATTGTAATTAATAAAATTCCATTAATAAATATTTGCTTTAACATTGAAGCTCATGTATTAAATTCAATTATTCAATCTATTCCAGTTTTAACTTCAGGTTTAAATGAGATAGCATTAATAAATGCCAAACTTTCACCTTTCGAATCTTTAAATAATGATAATTTTGTTAAATCATTAATAACAAATTTATATCCTTCCAAACCGACAATTGATTTAATTTGAACATATTCGTCTTTAACTTCTTCAAGGCCTGGTAACTGAGGTTTTTTTATGTAATACTCAGAAATATCTAGTCAATTTCCGTCCACAAATGCTCATGCAGAGTTTCCTTTATGAGAAAATCAAGATCCACCTGGAAATCCTATTATTGTCTGAATAACAATACCAAAAAATAATCCTATTGAAATTCCAATAAATATTCTATATATAAACTTAATTTTCATTTGCTTTAATCCATATCAAAAACCGCCCATTAAACCAAAGAACAAAACAATTGCTAAAAGCGATTGTCATGTGCTTATGCTTAAAAAGTTTTGAAGGAAAGTTTCTTTAAAACTACTTAATAACATTTTTGATTCCTCTTTTTTCTTTGTTAACTTTTTATATTAATTTACTCAAGGCTATATGAATAATGTCTGTTGTTCTTGAAAATGATGGCGAGTAGGGTAAATCAATTTGTTCCAAAGCTTCATTAACTTTTGTTCTTGATCAAATTAAACCAACTAATCCATAAATTCTTAAGACAGATTTATTCTTACCTATCATTTGCGCATTTATAATTTCTTTTGTTTTGCAATCAATAATTATTCTTAATCATAATTCTTGTTGACCAGCAACATAATTAGTATGATCTTTGTCTTTTATTAAGATTTCTTTTGTTTCTATGTTGTTCATTTGAATAAACATTTTATTTTCACCAGATCTTGCTAACTCTAAATCAAAAAATCTTATTATTGTAGTTCCTAAAGCTCCTACAAATTTACTTGATTTAATTTGATTAATATTACTTGCAATTATTTTTGCTTGTTTATTTGCAACAGTTGCTAAATAAAATGTTTTCGAGTTTTTATACAAATAGCTTAAACTGCTACAACAATCTCCTCCTGCAAAAACATTTGGAATATTTGTTTCACAATATTCATTAATTTTTATTGCACCGTTATTTTCCAATTCTAATTTCGTATTTTTCAAAAAATCTGTATTTGGTGAAACACCAATGCTTAAAATTACAACGTCACATGGTATTATTTCCCCTTTAATGGTTTTAGCACCACAAACTTTGTTGTCAGAACCCTTAATAAATTCCATTATTTCGTTTTCTTTGTATAAATTTATATTTTGACTTTTAATTTCTTGTTCGACTAATTCACTAAATTCTTCGTCAAATAAATTTTTCAAAACTCGATCAGCTTTTTCAATAATTGATATTTCAGCTTTTGTATTATGTTTAATATTCTCAACCATTTCCAAACCAATAAGGCCTGATCCAATAACTAGAACCTTGCTCATATCAGAAATTATATTTTTAATTGCAATCCCATCTTCTTTTGAATTAACAGTGAATATATTGTTAGCTTCTATATTTTTAATGTCTGGAATTATTGGTTTTGCCCCTACAGCGATAACTAAATTATCATAAAATATTTTTTCATCTTCAAAATCAACACATTTATTTTCAAAATCAATTTTTGTTGCTTTTGTGTTATTGATTATAGATATTCCAGATTTTTCAAATTTTTCGACTTGTCTTGCAATCAAAATTTCTGCATCAACAAAATTATTTCCTACAAAATATGGAATACCACAAGCACCTAGAGAAACATATTCTTTATCTTGAATAACAATTATTTCATTTTTTTCATCTAATCTTTTAAGTTTAGCTGCAACCCCCATGCCTGTTGCAGAACCACCTATAATAACAGTTTTCATTTAAACTCCTTTTTTAAAATTATTTATATTATATTCTTATTTTTTTAAAAGTAAAAAGTTATTATAAAACTATAGTTTTAATTTAATAATATATATGCCATCAAATTTAAAAAAACTATTTTTAGTTGAAATTCTCTTCTGAAAAGGTTTAAATTAATCAATGAAAGAAGTGTGAGTATGACAAAATATTTAGTATTACTTGAATCACCATCAAAGGTTGACAAAATAAAACATTATCTAGAAAAAAACTTTCCCGAAGATTCTTTTGAGGTTTTAGCTAGTGGTGGGCATATTAATAAAATTGCAGATTCAGGACCTTGAGGATTAGGAATAGATTTTCAAACAATGACTCCAACTTTTAAAATTGAGGCAACAAAGAAAAAGAATGTTTCTGAAATTTTAAAAGCCGGCAAAAAAGCAGAAAAAATTATTCTTGCTTCCGATCCAGATCGTGAAGGAGAAGCTATTGCTTGACACCTTGCAAACTTATTCACAAAAGAGAATAAGCAAATTAAAAGAATCACATTTAATGAAATTACTGAAAGTGCTATTATAAAAGCATTTGGAGAAATGAGAGAAATTGATTTAGATTTAGTTAATGCTCAAGTTTCTAGACAAATGCTAGATAAAATTATTGGATATATGGTTTCTAATTCTTTACAAAAGAGTACTGGATTATTAAGTGCTGGTAGGGTTCAAACACCTGCATTAAAAATTCTTGTTGATCGTGACAAAATTATTAAAGCGTTCGTAGAAACAGTTTACAAAAAAATATTTGTTATTGATCCAAAACAGAATGTTAAGTTATTTTTATACAAAGATGACAATAATTTAGTTGTTAATGATCCAAAAAACTATTATATTTCTGAAGAGCAAGCTAAAGTTATAAAAAATAATTTAAGTGAAAATTACAAATGTACAAAATATAAAGCTAAAGAATTTGAAGTAAGAAGTTTTAAGCCTTATTCTACAGCAAGTTTATTACAAGATGGTTTTAGTAAATTAAGAATGAGTGCTGCTCAAATTACTGTGGCCGCTCAAAAACTTTATGAAGCAGGACTTGTTACTTATATAAGAACTGACTCAAATAGATATTCAAGCGATTTTATTAAAGAAGCAAAAAAATTTATTGATAAAAATTTTAAAGGCAATCTTTTTAAAGAAGCTGTTTCTGTAAAAACTCAAACTAATGCACAAGAAGCCCATGAGTCAATTAGACCAACTGATTTAAATCAAAGACCTGAAAATATTTCTTCTCAAATTGAAGATAAGAATATGATTAGACTTTATAACTTAATATGATGAAATACTGTTAAATCATTAATGAAGGGACCAAGTGGTTTTTACCATAATTGAACTTTCTGAAATAACGGATATGAATTTAAACAAAGTTGAAAAGAAGTTTTAGATTTAGGATATAACAAGTTAGATAAATCAGAAACTGATGAAGATGTAGAACTTGATGAAAATGATGACGAAATTTCAAATGAAGAGGAAATTAAACCACCATTTGAATTTAAAGAGAATTATGTTTTTACAATTAACAAGGAGTTTATAGTTAGTGAGGACGCCAAAACTTCTCCACCAAGAATGTTTAATCAAGCAAGTTTAGTTAAAGAATTAAAGGAGTTAGGTATTGGTAGACCTTCCACTTATACTCCAACACTTTCAAAACTTAAAGAGCGTGAATATGCTATACCTCATAGAGGTAAGCCATTTGAAGTAACAGAAAAAGGTTATCAAGCAGAAGAGTTTTTATATCAAAAATATGAAGATTTTTTTAATGTAAACTACACTGCAAAAATGGAAGAAAATCTTGATGAAATTGCTGAAGGTAGTTTTAATTATAAAGACTGAATTAAAGGTATTTATGAAGAACTTAGTGAATCAGTAAAGGCACAAATTCAAGAAGCAAAAACTAGCGATATTAAATGCCCTAGATGTCATGAAGGTAGTTTAGTTTTTATCAAATCAAAATTTGGTAGAGGTAGAGGTTGTTCAAACTTTACTACTACAAAATGTGGATATCGTGAATATGAACAAAAAGATGGAACTTGATTAGAATACGTTGCAAAAGCAAAAGAAAATAAAGAAAAAGCAAAGGACTAACCCTTTACGAATTAAAATTGGAACTGCAACACTTATGAGAAAATAATCTCATAGGCATTGCAGTTTTTTTGATACAAAAAAGCAACCCCTTGACCGACTAAAGCCCAAAGGAGTTACCATGAATAATTATAAACAAATATTTTTAAAAGAAAGAACATTAATTGAATATCTATTAAATGTTCAAAATAAATCAGTTTCTTTCATAGCTAAAGAACTAAATAGAAATAGATCAACGATTTACAGAGAAATCAAAAGAAATAAAGCAGCTGTAATTTATAAAGCTAAAGATGCGCAATTTACTAGAGACATTAATAACACCTTATCTCATCAAAATGAAATAAATAAATATAAGGAATTCTTAAGATTTCTTTATGCAAATTTTAATCCAAAAAGCTTTAGTATTGATGTTTGCGTTTTTAAGGCCAAAGAACTTGGAATCAAAACCCCAACAACTCAAACTGTTTACAATTGAATTAAAAATAAACAAATAAAAATAAAATCAAAAGACTTGCTTAGACCTAGGTTTTGATGAAAAAAGTCTAGTAAATATAAGAAATATCTATGAGAAATTTCAAAAATGAACTCTATTCCAATTACTTATAGACCTAAAAATATTAATAAAAGAAAAGAAGTAGGTCATTTTGAAATAGATTTAGTTGTGGGTTCAGGTAACACTTCAAAAGCAATAATTACACTTGTCGAAAGAGTTACCCGAAAGGGTTTTGCAATTAAACTAGAAAATAAAACTATGAAACATACAAATGAAAAATTAAAAGAATTAATTGGAAAAGAAAATTTAAATATTAAATCTATCACTAAAGATAACGGTATGGAATTTAATCTTTTACATGAAGTCACACAAGAATTAAGCGTGCCACTTTATACATGTAATACGTATGCTTCTTGTGAAAAAAGCACTAATGAAAACTTTAATGGATTAATCAGAAGATATTTACCTAAGAAAACTAATTTTACAAATTTAACAGATGATAATATAATTGAAATATTAAATGAAATAAATAAAATGCCTCGTAAAATTCTGAACTACAAATCAGCTCAGGAATTTTATGAGACATTCGGTTAGAAGTATTGCACTTCCAATTTTAATTTATAAAGGACTAACCCTTTGCTTTTTTAAATTTTTAATGATTTTAGAATACTTAAAATTTCTTGTTTTTCCTTGATAGCAATTTCAAGGGTTTCATCATCTATTAAATATATTTGCTTATTAATATTATTGCAATTTATTACAAAAAAGCTTTGCAATTCAAAATCCGAAAATTTAACTTGCTTAAATCTTTCTTTTAATAATTCATTATACAAAACAACTTGTAATGCCTCCTTATTTTTTGCTAATAATTTTGTTGTTTTAATATCACCAATTACATACTTTTTAAGTTTTGAATTAATTAGCAAAATGTCCAAAGTTCCTACGTATTCTTTTCCTATTAATGATAGTTCACTTATTATTTCCCATCCTTCTGATTCAGGATAATCAATTGAAATTTTATTTAGAACTCACAATAATCACTCTTTCATTTCGGAATGAGAATTAGCTTGACAGCAGTTATTAGTTGTTCCATTATTAATAAACTCTTCAGCAACTTTATGCAAATGTAAGCCTCTTGTAATAGCAAATTCTAAAATTTCTTTCCCTTCAGGTGTTTCTGCAAATGATGTATCAAAAACATGGTGTGAAAGAAGGTCTACTAATTTAGTTACACTTGGTTTTTCAACTTCTACTCCATCTAAATAGTACTTATGAGTTCTTTCATCAATTAAAATATTTCTTCTTAGCAATTTTTGAATTTTTTTCATAATATCCACCTTGTATTTTATTTACAAAGATTATATCTTATATCTATTAAAATATTATTTTCTCTTCTTGAATTTTGATTTTATTCATTCAATTGTTCAAAAACCTTCATTTAATTTTACTGGTAAAACTAAATTTAAAATAATTCCAGTAAATGCTGCTAACCCTAATCCTGGTATATTAAATGATCCAATATCTATTCCTTCGCCAAGAACGCTAAGTACTACACCGATTAC is a genomic window containing:
- a CDS encoding MurR/RpiR family transcriptional regulator, producing MIIEKVYKASIEDQKSQKRIAETIIKEITENNKFELSVTELAEVSKASQPTTTRFINEIYPQGNYKTFKEKLNNEIKIYFKSNYEKNNLEDNKERILLDITNTLQRIDEKEIISASNLLVKADKINIASLGGNYSIKYLFEHKLTKIGKNVMLSLDWHQQLINLNFMSKNDVLVVISYSLDKNEISKIIEKAMQKKIKIILLTGEFENKWDEKVNVVLKVSSSDAKFRSFSFTSKTCMNLIIEMIFREMLKNILPKNDVIEEWKWQNK
- a CDS encoding CTP synthase, whose product is MPKFVFVTGGVVSGLGKGITASSLGNLLKASGLKVFMQKFDPYLNVDPGTMSPYQHGEVFVTDDGGETDLDLGHYERFIDEKLTKMSSTSAGKIYLETINAERRGDWGGQTIQVVPHITDSIKNKVYQAAKTSQADVIISEIGGTVGDIESQPFIEAIRQIRMEQGKENVVFIHVALLLYLNASKEYKTKPIQMSVKELLSLGIQPDIIVQRTDKHSSKEIKEKISLFCNIPTSNVIDAVDKESIYEVPLEMYEQNLHGLVLDQLQIKTKKTNMDSWIKFCQKINDSREEFEVTFVGKYIELQDAYLSVIESLKIAGYEFKRKLKINWVQADKLNESNYKEVLQNANGILVPGGFGDRGIEGMILASKFARENNVPYLGICLGMQIATISMARDWLNLPEANSTEFDHSGAVPIFDFIRGIDVQNLGGTLRLGAFYKTTIKEGTKAEKLYGSREVFERHRHRYEFNNEYKKPLEEKGLVFSGIYEEKKLVEMIELPNHPFFVGSQYHPEFTSRPNKPNPLFKGFVEAIIKKHK
- the rpoE gene encoding DNA-directed RNA polymerase subunit delta — encoded protein: MESLSNIDLAYELLKKRKNPMKLMAIWEAIKNKAINHKNDENEAIADLYSDLVLDVRFALSTKGEWALSDDSKIDDIKKKFDSKTVKKKKTESDDEIEETVSHDEDDENPEVYDDLFVEEEEDDSTSIYYDDED
- a CDS encoding HD domain-containing protein, yielding MEKVFRDSVHGDVFIHDEVFMEIINSSEMQRLRRILQLGGAQFAYAGASHTRFTHCIGVYHIISQFLKAPDFAKISAKDKKIVLLAGLMHDIGHGPFSHTFEKISKRSHEEYSADIIRNPKGNIAKILKKHKVDPEDIIAILEGKYPNKILNSLVSSQLDADRIDYLMRDSYYCGVNYSSLDTEFLIRNVRIIDDKIVFPKKTIHAIESYLLGRYHMYKQVYEHKLSTGFDVTLISWFERIVDLNEKGYQFADQRINNYFSYIFNGQNIPIDLYLILDDFTMFDIMKNCQKENDHILSDLSDRLVNRNFLKLKEADEFKIREIKNLLKEEGKDPKYYFIEPKFKKPSIYKDGLTDGKDQTIYIVDKNNVVKSLTKFSLLANTVKYIEDEKTIKKYFFPKEVM
- the gltX gene encoding glutamate--tRNA ligase, whose product is MAKFRLRYAPSPTGFLHIGNTRTALMNYLFAKHYDGDFIVRIEDTDLERNVEGAIESQFENLNWLGIIVDESFLNPGDAQYGKYMQSQKFERYEQLANELILQKKAYRCFCTSEELEKDYEVQVAKGIVATKYSGKCSKLRESEIESNLKLNKNFSVRFLVPEAALNIKDFIKGDISFDSKEIGDFVILKTNKIATYNFAVVVDDFDMGISHVLRGEEHISNTPRQILIYKAFGWKTPEFGHMSLIVDSTGKKLSKRSGNALFFIEQYKNQGYLPEAMFNYISLLGWSPIGEKELLTREELISIFDDKRFSKSPSTFDMTKMKWINSQYMKALSEEKYLEFTKIFIDKDKFDISIRSEKWLNQVLLLFKKELEFAQQINNHLPIFFNNTVITNQTFETLRSICDNEKVIKEFENQINFLAEWEIESIKNLIKSVSEKTGKKGKDLFMPIRIAASSSEHGPSLADVIYLLGKEKILANIAKVK
- a CDS encoding dicarboxylate/amino acid:cation symporter yields the protein MLLSSFKETFLQNFLSISTWQSLLAIVLFFGLMGGFWYGLKQMKIKFIYRIFIGISIGLFFGIVIQTIIGFPGGSWFSHKGNSAWAFVDGNWLDISEYYIKKPQLPGLEEVKDEYVQIKSIVGLEGYKFVINDLTKLSLFKDSKGESLAFINAISFKPEVKTGIDWIIEFNTWASMLKQIFINGILLITIPVVFIAIFRVVAKPGSKGLGRISGKAVAILLINVAIAFTITFWIGYALKIGKGLNFDQQIPGGSGRTDSKALPEIIWGYIPSNFVATLSATAIIPVIVLAALVGYATTFVRKKHPESMDNLMNFMDRAWDIVMSILMTFMKIMPLAVMAMLTTSITTRAIGALASIGLILAIGYLGLFIMLGVMTLVLFLSGINVKVWWKHAWKPFIQAFSTQSSNATLPVTMDTLSNEMKISDKVTSIVAPLSTSLGLVACAGVQAGLITSVLYTGSETVAAMNIFAFFILGLFTTIVASIGIAGVPGTATVVTSAVLNGIGFGAFFAPVYAIFGAIDGLFDMGRTATNVTGGVFVATLVAKDELLFEEGTELISEKKMHSLIENKTQKEKLKFDKNQISKQNKKQAKSKKKTNK
- a CDS encoding FAD-dependent oxidoreductase — translated: MKTVIIGGSATGMGVAAKLKRLDEKNEIIVIQDKEYVSLGACGIPYFVGNNFVDAEILIARQVEKFEKSGISIINNTKATKIDFENKCVDFEDEKIFYDNLVIAVGAKPIIPDIKNIEANNIFTVNSKEDGIAIKNIISDMSKVLVIGSGLIGLEMVENIKHNTKAEISIIEKADRVLKNLFDEEFSELVEQEIKSQNINLYKENEIMEFIKGSDNKVCGAKTIKGEIIPCDVVILSIGVSPNTDFLKNTKLELENNGAIKINEYCETNIPNVFAGGDCCSSLSYLYKNSKTFYLATVANKQAKIIASNINQIKSSKFVGALGTTIIRFFDLELARSGENKMFIQMNNIETKEILIKDKDHTNYVAGQQELWLRIIIDCKTKEIINAQMIGKNKSVLRIYGLVGLIWSRTKVNEALEQIDLPYSPSFSRTTDIIHIALSKLI